One Streptomyces sp. NBC_00554 DNA segment encodes these proteins:
- a CDS encoding DEAD/DEAH box helicase encodes MTTTAASAASSSHHLSPAFPGRAPWGTAGKLRAWQQRAMERYVQEQPRDFLAVATPGAGKTTFALTLASWLLHHHVIQQVTVVAPTEHLKKQWAEAAARIGIKLDPEYSAGPLSKEYQGVAVTYAGVGVRPMLHRNRVEQRKTLVILDEIHHAGDSKSWGEACLEAFEPATRRLALTGTPFRSDTNPIPFVTYEEGRDGIRRSSADYTYGYGSALGDGVVRPVIFLSYSGNMRWRTKAGDEIAARLGEPMTKDAISQAWRTALDPRGEWMPSVLRAADQRLTEVRKGIPDAGALVIASDQESARAYAKLIRDITGTKATLVLSDDTGASNRIDEFSHSEDRWMVAVRMVSEGVDVPRLAVGVYATTISTPLFFAQAVGRFVRSRRRGETASVFLPTIPNLLGFASEMEVERDHVLDKPKKEGEEDPYADSEKEMEEANREEDEDTGEQEQFSFEALESEAVFDRVLYDGAEFGMQAHPGSAEEQDYLGIPGLLEPDQVQLLLQKRQARQIAHSRKKPDEEADLLELPAERRPVVSHKEMLELRKQLNTMVGAYVHQSGKPHGVIHTELRRVCGGPPSAEATAGQLRQRIAKVQEWATRMR; translated from the coding sequence GTGACTACCACCGCCGCCAGTGCCGCTTCCTCGTCCCATCACCTTTCACCCGCCTTTCCCGGCCGCGCCCCCTGGGGCACCGCCGGCAAGCTGCGTGCCTGGCAGCAGAGGGCGATGGAGAGGTACGTCCAGGAGCAGCCACGCGACTTCCTGGCCGTCGCCACACCCGGCGCCGGCAAGACGACGTTCGCGCTGACGCTCGCGTCCTGGCTGCTGCATCACCATGTCATCCAGCAGGTGACCGTGGTCGCGCCGACCGAGCATCTGAAGAAGCAGTGGGCGGAGGCGGCCGCGCGGATAGGGATCAAGCTGGATCCCGAGTACAGCGCGGGGCCGCTCAGCAAGGAGTACCAGGGCGTCGCCGTGACGTACGCCGGTGTCGGTGTGCGGCCCATGCTGCACCGGAACCGGGTGGAGCAGCGCAAGACCCTCGTCATCCTCGACGAGATCCACCACGCCGGTGACTCCAAGTCGTGGGGCGAGGCGTGCCTGGAGGCGTTCGAGCCCGCCACGCGGCGCCTCGCGCTCACCGGTACGCCCTTCCGGTCCGACACCAACCCCATCCCCTTCGTGACGTACGAGGAGGGGAGGGACGGGATCCGGCGGTCCTCCGCCGACTACACCTATGGGTACGGGTCCGCCCTCGGCGACGGCGTCGTGCGGCCCGTCATCTTCCTCTCCTACAGCGGCAACATGCGGTGGCGTACGAAGGCCGGCGACGAGATCGCCGCCCGGCTCGGCGAGCCGATGACCAAGGACGCCATCTCGCAGGCCTGGCGCACCGCCCTCGACCCGCGCGGCGAGTGGATGCCGAGTGTGCTGCGCGCCGCGGATCAGCGGCTGACGGAGGTGCGCAAGGGCATCCCGGACGCCGGTGCGCTCGTCATCGCCTCCGACCAGGAGTCGGCCCGCGCCTACGCCAAGCTCATTCGCGACATCACCGGGACCAAGGCCACCCTCGTCCTGTCCGACGACACCGGCGCCTCGAACCGTATCGACGAGTTCAGCCACAGCGAGGACCGGTGGATGGTCGCGGTGCGGATGGTGTCCGAGGGCGTGGACGTGCCGCGGCTCGCCGTCGGCGTGTACGCCACCACCATCTCCACGCCCCTCTTCTTCGCACAGGCCGTCGGACGCTTCGTGCGCTCCCGGCGCCGCGGCGAGACCGCCTCCGTCTTCCTGCCGACCATTCCCAACCTCCTCGGCTTCGCGAGCGAGATGGAGGTCGAGCGCGACCACGTCCTCGACAAGCCCAAGAAGGAGGGCGAGGAGGACCCGTACGCCGACTCCGAGAAGGAGATGGAGGAGGCGAACCGGGAGGAGGACGAGGACACCGGGGAGCAGGAGCAGTTCTCCTTCGAGGCGCTGGAGTCCGAGGCCGTCTTCGACCGGGTGCTGTACGACGGCGCCGAGTTCGGCATGCAGGCCCACCCGGGGAGCGCGGAGGAGCAGGACTACCTGGGGATTCCGGGGCTGCTCGAACCCGACCAGGTGCAGCTCCTGCTCCAGAAGCGGCAGGCCCGGCAGATTGCGCACAGCCGCAAGAAGCCGGATGAGGAAGCGGACCTTCTCGAACTGCCCGCCGAGCGTCGGCCCGTGGTCTCCCACAAGGAGATGCTGGAGCTCAGAAAGCAGCTCAACACCATGGTCGGCGCGTACGTCCACCAGAGCGGCAAGCCGCACGGTGTCATCCACACCGAGCTGCGGCGCGTGTGCGGGGGGCCGCCGAGCGCGGAGGCGACGGCGGGCCAGCTGCGGCAGCGGATCGCCAAGGTGCAGGAGTGGGCCACGCGGATGCGGTGA
- a CDS encoding MFS transporter, which produces MTSLGARDATTVPAGAGSDADDGVLGRGYRALSIGIVSVVLLIAFEATAVGTAMPVAARELDGVSLYAFAFSGYFTTSLFGMVLAGQWSDRDGPLASLTAGISAFAAGLLLCGTAGTMWLFILGRAVQGLGGGLVIVALYVVVGRAYPERLRPSIMAAFAASWVIPSVVGPLAAGAVTEHLGWRWVFIGIPVLVFLPLGLALPQIRRRTSSSEEGAEGKGRVPFDRRRIRLALGISCGAGILQYAAQDLTWFSLVPAVVGVALLVPAVLGLLPRGTYRAARGLPSVVLLRGVAAGSFIAAESFVPLMLVTQRGLSPTLAGFSLAAGGGTWALGSYIQSRPRVEPYRERLMFLGMVLVAAAIAAAPSVLIPAVPVWIVAVAWAFGCLGMGLVIASTSVLLLHLSAPEEAGTNSASLQISDGLANVVLLAAGGAAFAALGGGTVSHAATSASGSHPAAFAAVFLPMAGVALVGAWVTTRVRER; this is translated from the coding sequence ATGACAAGCCTGGGTGCGCGCGATGCCACGACGGTTCCGGCAGGGGCCGGTTCCGATGCCGATGATGGTGTTCTGGGCCGGGGCTATCGGGCGCTCAGTATCGGGATCGTCTCCGTCGTGCTGCTGATCGCGTTCGAGGCGACGGCGGTCGGGACCGCTATGCCGGTGGCGGCGCGGGAGCTGGACGGGGTGTCGTTGTACGCCTTCGCCTTCTCCGGGTACTTCACGACCAGCCTGTTCGGGATGGTGCTCGCCGGGCAGTGGTCGGACCGGGACGGGCCGCTCGCCTCGTTGACCGCGGGGATATCCGCCTTCGCCGCCGGGCTGTTGCTGTGCGGCACCGCGGGGACCATGTGGCTGTTCATCCTCGGGCGGGCGGTACAGGGGCTCGGCGGTGGGCTGGTGATCGTCGCCTTGTACGTGGTCGTGGGGCGCGCCTATCCCGAGCGGCTGCGGCCGTCGATCATGGCGGCGTTCGCCGCGAGCTGGGTGATCCCGTCCGTGGTCGGACCGCTCGCCGCGGGCGCGGTCACCGAACACCTCGGCTGGCGGTGGGTGTTCATCGGCATACCTGTCCTGGTCTTTCTGCCGCTCGGCCTCGCGCTGCCTCAGATACGGCGGCGGACGTCCAGCTCCGAGGAGGGGGCGGAGGGGAAGGGGCGTGTGCCCTTCGACCGGCGGCGGATCCGGCTCGCGCTCGGGATCTCGTGCGGTGCCGGGATCCTTCAGTACGCCGCCCAGGATCTGACCTGGTTCTCGCTCGTCCCCGCCGTCGTCGGCGTCGCGCTGCTCGTCCCGGCCGTCCTCGGGCTGCTGCCCCGCGGCACCTACCGGGCGGCGCGCGGACTGCCGTCCGTGGTGCTGCTCCGCGGGGTCGCGGCCGGCTCCTTCATCGCCGCCGAGTCCTTCGTACCGCTCATGCTGGTCACCCAGCGGGGGCTGTCGCCGACGCTCGCCGGGTTCTCGCTCGCGGCGGGCGGCGGGACCTGGGCGCTGGGGTCGTACATCCAGTCGAGGCCGCGCGTGGAGCCGTACCGCGAGCGGCTGATGTTCCTCGGCATGGTGCTGGTCGCGGCAGCGATCGCCGCCGCGCCGAGTGTCCTGATCCCCGCCGTGCCCGTGTGGATCGTCGCCGTCGCCTGGGCGTTCGGCTGCCTGGGGATGGGCCTGGTGATCGCCTCGACCAGCGTGCTGCTGCTGCACCTCTCGGCGCCGGAGGAGGCCGGTACCAACTCCGCCTCGCTGCAGATCTCCGACGGTCTGGCCAATGTGGTGCTGCTCGCCGCGGGCGGTGCTGCCTTCGCCGCGTTGGGCGGGGGCACCGTGAGCCATGCGGCCACCTCGGCATCCGGCTCGCATCCGGCTGCCTTCGCGGCGGTGTTCCTGCCGATGGCGGGGGTGGCGTTGGTGGGGGCGTGGGTGACTACTCGGGTGCGGGAGCGGTGA
- a CDS encoding S16 family serine protease produces the protein MLSRLTRPQAVAVCALPVVGLIATALFAPLPFSVAQPGMTANVLGADQDTPVITISGAATRDTSGQLRMTTIEATGPDAHVSLGAVIDGWFRTDQAVMPRDSVYPTGDSVKEIEQHNEAQMKESQDAATEAALNYLDLSDKNVKVTLELADVGGPSAGLLFTLGIIDKLDGDGTGGDLTGGRTIAGTGTIDVDGTVGAVGGVALKTQAARRDGATVFLVPKAECSDAKSELPKGLRLVPVTTLKGAVSALVALETGKGSVPSC, from the coding sequence GTGCTCTCTCGCCTCACGCGCCCCCAAGCCGTCGCCGTCTGTGCTCTGCCCGTCGTGGGTCTGATCGCCACGGCCCTGTTCGCGCCGCTGCCGTTCTCGGTGGCGCAGCCGGGGATGACGGCGAACGTTCTCGGTGCGGACCAGGACACCCCGGTGATCACGATCTCCGGGGCGGCCACCCGGGACACGAGCGGGCAGCTGCGGATGACGACCATCGAGGCGACCGGTCCTGACGCGCATGTCTCGCTCGGTGCGGTGATCGACGGCTGGTTCCGCACCGACCAGGCCGTCATGCCGCGCGACTCCGTCTATCCGACCGGGGACAGCGTCAAGGAGATCGAGCAGCACAACGAGGCCCAGATGAAGGAGTCGCAGGACGCGGCGACCGAGGCCGCGCTGAACTACCTCGACCTCAGCGACAAGAACGTCAAGGTCACCCTGGAGCTCGCGGATGTCGGCGGGCCCAGCGCCGGCCTGCTGTTCACCCTCGGGATCATCGACAAGCTCGACGGCGACGGCACCGGCGGCGACCTCACGGGCGGCCGCACCATCGCCGGTACGGGCACGATCGACGTCGACGGGACGGTGGGCGCGGTGGGTGGCGTGGCCCTGAAGACACAGGCCGCGCGGCGGGATGGGGCGACGGTGTTCCTGGTCCCGAAGGCCGAGTGCTCCGACGCCAAGTCCGAGCTTCCGAAGGGGCTGCGGCTGGTTCCGGTGACCACGCTGAAGGGTGCCGTGAGTGCGTTGGTGGCGCTGGAGACGGGGAAGGGCTCGGTACCGAGCTGCTAG
- a CDS encoding acyl-CoA carboxylase subunit beta translates to MSIAEASPADSTARRVADLARRQEQALAAAPARAVDRQRERGRQTARARIERLMDAGSFTETDVFVRARAGDDDKRPYGDGVITGFGTIDGRQVCVFAQDATVFGGSMGEAFGEKVVKVMDLALKTGCPVIGLNDSGGARIQEGVASLALYAELVRRNVEASGVIPQISVIMGPCAGGAAYSPAITDFTVMVDGTSHMFVTGPDVIEAVTGERTTAEELGGARASNTENGNAHFLADDEDEALDTVRDLLSYLPANNRERPPEYAPAYTGLAPTPADLRLDDLVPDRPGLAYDMGEIVRTVVDDGELCEVHALFAPNILCALARVEGRSVGVVANQPLHSAGVLDIDASEKAARFVRFCDAFGIPLLTFTDVPGYLSGARQERGGIIRRGAKLLYAYAEATVPKVTVVVRKAYGGGYAVMGSKHLGADVNVAWPTARIAVMGAEGAVSVIHRRELADAAAESEERAASLRARLVERYEATYATPYAAAERGYIDAVIPPHETRAHINRALRALRTKRAAVPERRHGNIPL, encoded by the coding sequence ATGAGTATCGCGGAAGCGTCCCCTGCCGACAGCACGGCGCGTCGTGTCGCCGACCTGGCGCGCCGACAGGAGCAGGCCCTGGCCGCGGCGCCGGCCAGGGCGGTGGACCGGCAGCGGGAGCGCGGGCGGCAGACGGCGCGAGCGCGGATCGAGCGGTTGATGGACGCGGGTTCCTTCACCGAGACCGACGTCTTCGTACGGGCGCGCGCGGGGGACGACGACAAGCGGCCGTACGGCGACGGGGTGATCACCGGATTCGGCACGATCGACGGGCGCCAGGTCTGTGTCTTCGCCCAGGATGCCACCGTGTTCGGCGGGAGCATGGGCGAGGCCTTCGGCGAGAAGGTCGTCAAGGTCATGGACCTGGCGCTGAAGACAGGCTGCCCGGTCATCGGGCTGAACGACTCCGGCGGCGCCCGCATCCAGGAGGGCGTGGCCTCGCTCGCGCTCTACGCCGAGTTGGTGCGGCGCAATGTGGAGGCGTCCGGGGTCATCCCGCAGATCTCGGTGATCATGGGGCCGTGTGCGGGCGGAGCCGCGTACTCGCCGGCGATCACCGACTTCACGGTGATGGTGGACGGTACCTCGCACATGTTCGTCACCGGCCCGGACGTCATCGAGGCGGTCACCGGGGAGCGCACCACCGCCGAGGAGCTCGGCGGCGCCCGGGCCAGCAACACCGAGAACGGCAACGCGCACTTCCTCGCCGACGACGAGGACGAGGCCCTGGACACCGTACGCGACCTGTTGTCGTACCTCCCGGCCAACAACCGCGAGCGGCCGCCCGAATACGCCCCGGCCTACACCGGCCTCGCCCCGACGCCCGCTGATCTGCGGCTGGACGACCTGGTCCCGGACCGCCCCGGCCTGGCCTACGACATGGGCGAGATCGTCCGCACGGTCGTCGACGACGGCGAACTCTGCGAGGTGCACGCGCTCTTCGCGCCCAACATCCTCTGTGCCCTCGCCCGGGTCGAGGGCCGGTCGGTGGGCGTGGTCGCCAACCAGCCACTCCACTCCGCCGGCGTACTGGACATCGACGCCTCCGAGAAGGCGGCCCGCTTCGTCCGGTTCTGCGACGCCTTCGGCATCCCGCTGCTGACCTTCACCGATGTCCCCGGCTACCTGTCGGGGGCCCGGCAGGAGCGCGGCGGCATCATCCGGCGCGGCGCCAAGCTGCTGTACGCGTACGCCGAAGCCACCGTGCCCAAGGTGACGGTCGTGGTGCGCAAGGCCTACGGCGGAGGCTATGCCGTCATGGGCTCCAAGCACCTCGGCGCCGACGTCAACGTCGCCTGGCCCACCGCCCGGATCGCCGTCATGGGCGCCGAGGGCGCGGTCAGCGTCATACACCGGCGCGAACTCGCCGACGCCGCCGCCGAGAGTGAGGAGAGGGCGGCGTCGCTGCGCGCCCGCCTCGTCGAGCGCTACGAGGCCACCTACGCCACCCCCTATGCCGCCGCCGAGCGCGGCTACATCGACGCCGTCATCCCGCCGCACGAGACGCGGGCGCACATCAACCGGGCGCTGCGCGCCCTGCGCACCAAGCGTGCCGCCGTCCCCGAGCGGCGGCACGGCAACATCCCGCTGTAA
- a CDS encoding AMP-binding protein has translation MPAHPLTDADPFPGTLPALLEHWAAATPARRAFTFVDHPTYDSRGVHRTLTWRRLDLRTRAVAARIARSTAPGDRVALLCPQGPDFVIGFLAALAAGRVAVPMFTPDLPGHGDRLAAVLGDARPSAVLTTRDSLDTVRTFLDDQQILTTLLATDLVPDSEAEGWQPPEVAERSTAYLQYTSGSTRVPAGVEISHANVVANARQALTAYGADEHPVTTVGWLPLYHDMGLVLSVAAPVVRGLLSVLMDPADFLQRPARWLRLLADHPGAISAAPNFAYDYCASAIGEEEKAGLRLDGVTALINGSEPVRPATAERFHAAFAAQGLPAGVHCPSYGLAEATVFVCAARPGDPVRSFALDREALAAGKALPVPPGNPGAVHLAGCGAPAGQRVRIADPATRTALGEGEVGEIWVQGPNIGRGYWNRGPQTRRVFHAALHGASGDWLRTGDLGMTLDGQLLVTGRLKDLVIVDGRNHYPQDLEATAQAAHPAIRSDRLAAFAVILADGTEGAVVVAEHGRAVAAPDRDPAEVGRAVRAALSARHGLRLADLALVPPGTIPRTSSGKVSRSLTRTRYLDGEYAAPEPGEAGTVTRTPGPSGEQALSRSSRHTVTAPGPHASAGATPGAPTVTRPMSGAVPGGIAAWPASDAPEDRGPGGAPGAPHRSVPAAGGGAP, from the coding sequence ATGCCCGCGCACCCCCTGACCGACGCCGACCCCTTTCCCGGCACCCTCCCCGCCCTGCTGGAGCACTGGGCCGCCGCCACCCCGGCCCGCCGTGCCTTCACCTTCGTCGACCACCCCACGTACGACTCCCGGGGCGTCCACCGCACCCTCACCTGGCGCCGCCTCGACCTGCGCACCCGGGCCGTCGCCGCCCGGATCGCCCGCAGTACCGCCCCCGGCGACCGGGTCGCCCTGCTCTGCCCGCAGGGTCCCGACTTCGTCATCGGCTTCCTGGCCGCACTGGCGGCCGGCCGCGTCGCCGTCCCGATGTTCACCCCCGACCTGCCGGGACACGGCGACCGGCTCGCCGCCGTGCTCGGCGACGCGCGCCCCTCCGCCGTGCTCACCACCCGCGACAGCCTCGACACCGTACGAACCTTTCTCGACGACCAGCAGATACTGACAACGCTGCTCGCCACCGACCTCGTCCCGGACAGCGAGGCCGAAGGCTGGCAGCCGCCCGAAGTGGCGGAGAGATCCACCGCCTACCTTCAATACACCTCCGGATCCACCCGGGTTCCGGCCGGCGTCGAGATCTCCCACGCCAATGTCGTGGCCAACGCCCGCCAGGCGCTGACCGCCTACGGTGCCGACGAGCACCCCGTCACCACCGTCGGCTGGCTGCCGCTCTACCACGACATGGGGCTCGTCCTCAGCGTCGCGGCCCCCGTCGTACGCGGACTGCTGTCCGTCCTCATGGACCCCGCCGACTTCCTCCAGCGGCCGGCCCGCTGGCTGCGGCTGCTCGCCGACCACCCGGGCGCGATCAGCGCGGCACCCAACTTCGCGTACGACTACTGCGCTTCGGCGATCGGCGAGGAGGAGAAGGCCGGGCTCCGGCTCGACGGCGTCACCGCGCTGATCAACGGCAGCGAGCCGGTCCGCCCCGCGACCGCCGAGCGCTTCCACGCCGCCTTCGCCGCGCAGGGACTGCCGGCGGGCGTGCACTGTCCCTCGTACGGACTTGCCGAGGCCACCGTCTTCGTCTGCGCCGCCCGGCCCGGCGACCCGGTACGCAGCTTCGCCCTCGACCGCGAGGCGCTGGCCGCGGGCAAGGCCCTGCCCGTCCCGCCCGGCAACCCGGGGGCCGTCCACCTCGCCGGCTGCGGCGCGCCGGCCGGCCAGCGGGTCAGGATCGCCGACCCCGCCACCCGCACCGCTCTGGGGGAGGGCGAGGTCGGCGAGATCTGGGTCCAGGGCCCCAACATCGGCCGCGGCTACTGGAACCGAGGCCCGCAGACCCGGCGCGTCTTCCACGCCGCCCTGCACGGCGCGTCCGGCGACTGGCTGCGCACCGGCGACCTCGGCATGACCCTGGACGGCCAACTCCTGGTCACCGGCCGCCTCAAGGACCTGGTCATCGTCGACGGCCGCAACCACTACCCCCAGGACCTCGAAGCCACCGCCCAGGCAGCCCACCCCGCCATCCGCAGCGACCGCCTCGCCGCTTTCGCCGTCATCCTGGCCGACGGCACGGAAGGCGCTGTCGTGGTCGCCGAGCACGGCCGTGCCGTCGCCGCCCCCGACCGCGATCCGGCCGAGGTGGGCCGTGCCGTCCGTGCCGCCCTGTCCGCCCGCCACGGCCTGCGCCTCGCCGACCTCGCCCTGGTCCCGCCGGGCACGATCCCGCGTACGTCCAGCGGCAAGGTCTCGCGGTCCCTGACCCGGACGCGGTACCTGGACGGTGAGTACGCCGCACCGGAACCCGGCGAGGCCGGGACCGTGACGCGGACGCCGGGGCCGTCCGGCGAGCAGGCCCTCAGCCGGTCGAGCCGGCACACCGTCACCGCGCCCGGGCCGCATGCCTCTGCAGGGGCGACCCCCGGCGCGCCTACCGTCACGCGGCCGATGTCCGGCGCCGTGCCGGGCGGTATCGCTGCGTGGCCGGCATCGGATGCTCCGGAGGATCGCGGGCCAGGCGGCGCACCGGGTGCGCCGCACCGCAGCGTGCCTGCAGCAGGCGGTGGTGCCCCGTGA
- a CDS encoding IclR family transcriptional regulator, whose protein sequence is MTAETSQTLDRGLRVLKLLADTDHGLTVTELSNKLGVNRTVVYRLLATLEQHALVRRDLGGRARVGLGVLRLGRQVHPLVREAALPALRSLAEDIGATAHLTLVDGTEALAVAVVEPTWTDYHVAYRAGFRHPLDRGAAGRAILAARQAPVGECGFTLTHGELEAGASGAAAPLVGVTGVEGSVGVVMLADSVPERVGPRVLDAAREVADALR, encoded by the coding sequence GTGACCGCGGAGACCTCTCAGACGCTCGACCGGGGACTGCGCGTCCTCAAGCTGCTCGCCGACACCGATCATGGGCTGACCGTCACCGAACTCTCGAACAAACTGGGAGTGAACCGGACCGTTGTGTACCGGTTGCTCGCCACGTTGGAGCAGCACGCTCTCGTACGGCGTGATCTGGGCGGCCGTGCCCGGGTCGGGCTCGGGGTGCTGCGGCTCGGGCGACAGGTGCATCCGCTGGTGCGGGAGGCCGCGCTGCCCGCGTTGCGCTCGCTCGCGGAGGACATCGGGGCGACGGCCCATCTCACGCTTGTCGACGGGACCGAGGCGCTTGCCGTCGCTGTTGTCGAGCCCACGTGGACGGATTACCACGTTGCCTATCGTGCCGGTTTCCGGCATCCGCTGGACCGGGGGGCTGCGGGGCGGGCGATTCTTGCCGCGCGGCAGGCGCCGGTGGGGGAGTGCGGGTTCACTTTGACGCATGGGGAGTTGGAGGCGGGGGCCAGTGGGGCTGCGGCTCCTCTTGTCGGGGTTACCGGGGTGGAGGGGAGTGTGGGTGTGGTGATGCTTGCGGACTCCGTGCCGGAGCGGGTGGGGCCGCGGGTGTTGGATGCGGCTCGGGAGGTCGCGGACGCGTTGCGCTGA
- a CDS encoding serine hydrolase, giving the protein MVPQPATAVPDARADRALPAGPAVPAVPDDDAFDHLDSLQRQLDALVAVRGGPPGAVVMLQSGQRSQVLRAGVADVTTGRQIEPSDHTRTASASKALSGAVALYLVQHHALGLNDTIRKRLPQLPRAWGRVTLRQLLQHTSGLPDYSTDPEFLRLIVADPRRHFDSRRLLDFVKDEALHFRPGSEYLYSNSDNIAVALMAEAVTGEPYETLLSKTVYQRQGLHHTSLPQGYEMPEPFMHGYAVSPPEPPEDVSELIGTSGVWASGGIISTPRDMNRFVRGYASGELTSRAVLREQRRWVDGASEPAGPGRNTAGLGIFRYATRCGTVLGHTGNTPGYTQLIAATPDGRRSLTVSLTSQINRDTPELLRKLREFEEEAVCTLLRTR; this is encoded by the coding sequence GTGGTGCCGCAACCGGCCACCGCTGTTCCCGATGCTCGCGCCGATCGCGCTCTTCCCGCTGGTCCTGCTGTTCCTGCTGTTCCCGACGACGATGCCTTCGACCACCTGGACTCGCTCCAGCGGCAGCTCGACGCACTGGTCGCGGTTCGGGGAGGCCCGCCCGGAGCGGTGGTCATGCTGCAGAGCGGGCAGAGGAGCCAGGTCCTGCGGGCGGGCGTCGCCGACGTCACGACCGGCCGGCAGATCGAGCCGAGCGACCACACGAGGACCGCCAGTGCGAGCAAGGCCCTGAGCGGCGCGGTAGCGCTGTACCTGGTCCAGCACCATGCCCTCGGCCTCAACGACACGATCCGCAAGCGCCTGCCTCAGCTGCCACGCGCCTGGGGCCGGGTGACTCTCCGTCAGTTGCTGCAGCACACCAGCGGGCTGCCGGACTACAGCACCGATCCGGAATTCCTCCGTCTCATCGTGGCCGACCCCCGGCGCCACTTCGACTCGCGACGACTGCTCGACTTCGTCAAGGACGAGGCTCTGCACTTCCGCCCGGGCTCCGAGTACCTCTACTCCAACTCGGACAACATCGCCGTCGCCCTGATGGCCGAGGCCGTGACTGGGGAGCCCTACGAGACACTGCTCAGCAAGACCGTCTACCAGCGCCAAGGCCTGCACCACACCAGCCTTCCGCAGGGATACGAGATGCCCGAGCCCTTCATGCACGGCTACGCCGTCAGCCCGCCGGAACCACCGGAGGACGTCAGCGAGTTGATCGGCACCTCAGGGGTGTGGGCCTCGGGCGGCATCATCTCCACACCGCGCGACATGAACCGGTTCGTCCGCGGCTACGCGAGCGGCGAACTGACCTCGCGGGCGGTACTGCGCGAGCAACGCCGCTGGGTGGACGGCGCCTCCGAACCGGCCGGCCCCGGCCGCAACACCGCAGGCCTCGGCATCTTCCGCTACGCCACCCGGTGCGGCACGGTCCTCGGACACACCGGGAACACCCCCGGATACACCCAGCTGATCGCCGCCACCCCGGACGGCCGACGCTCCCTCACGGTCTCCCTCACCAGCCAGATCAACCGCGACACCCCGGAGCTGCTGCGGAAGCTCCGCGAGTTCGAGGAGGAGGCTGTGTGCACGCTGCTGCGCACGCGGTGA
- a CDS encoding type II toxin-antitoxin system death-on-curing family toxin — MTRHLTVAEVTDLAAVAFGGRVPETREPGLLASAVHRPRARMLGVAAYQDLHDQAAALLHAIATNHPLVDGNKRTAWLAAATFLAANGVDLAACDQDAAYDLVIGVASGEENDIGVIAGRLRAL, encoded by the coding sequence ATGACCCGTCACCTCACCGTCGCCGAAGTGACGGACCTCGCCGCGGTGGCCTTCGGCGGGCGGGTGCCCGAGACGCGTGAGCCGGGGCTGCTGGCCTCGGCCGTCCATCGGCCCCGTGCCCGCATGCTCGGCGTCGCCGCCTACCAGGACCTGCACGACCAGGCCGCGGCCCTGCTGCACGCCATCGCCACCAATCACCCTCTCGTCGACGGCAACAAGCGGACCGCCTGGCTGGCCGCCGCGACCTTCCTCGCCGCGAACGGGGTCGATCTCGCGGCCTGCGACCAGGACGCGGCGTACGACCTGGTCATCGGCGTGGCCTCCGGTGAGGAGAACGACATCGGTGTGATCGCGGGGCGGCTGCGCGCGCTGTGA